The Zalophus californianus isolate mZalCal1 chromosome X, mZalCal1.pri.v2, whole genome shotgun sequence genome window below encodes:
- the LOC113930877 gene encoding acidic leucine-rich nuclear phosphoprotein 32 family member B-like: MDMKRRIHLELRNQTPAAVGELVLDNCKSNDGKIEGLTAEFVNLEFLSLINVGLISVSNLPKLPKLKKLELSDNRIFGGLDMLAEKLPNFTHLNLSGIKLKDISTLEPLKKLEYLKSLDLFNCEVTNLNDYRESVFKLLPQLTYLDGYDREDREAPDSDAEMDGVDEEEEDEEGEDEEDEEDEDGEEEEFDDEEDEDEDEDVEGEEDEDDDVSGEEEFGHDGEVDEDEDDEDEDEDEEEEESGKGEKRKRETDDEGEMIKTPNNLERKNCSVLVGLLIWIW, encoded by the coding sequence ATGGACATGAAGAGGAGGATCCACCTGGAGCTGAGGAACCAGACCCCGGCAGCTGTTGGAGAACTTGTCCTGGATAATTGCAAATCAAATGATGGGAAAATTGAGGGCTTAACAGCTGAATTTGTGAACTTAGAGTTCCTCAGTTTAATAAATGTAGGCTTGATTTCAGTTTCAAATCTCCCCAAACTACCTAAATTGAAAAAGCTTGAGCTCAGTGACAATAGAATCTTTGGAGGTCTGGACATGTTAgcagaaaaacttccaaattttacACATCTAAACTTAAGTGGAATTAAACTGAAAGATATCAGCACCTTGGAACCTTTGAAAAAGTTGGAATATCTGAAAAGCCTGGATCTGTTTAACTGTGAGGTTACTAACCTAAATGACTACCGAGAGAGTGTCTTCAAGCTCCTGCCCCAGCTGACCTACCTGGATGGCTACGATCGGGAGGATCGGGAAGCCCCTGACTCAGATGCTGAGATGGATGGTGtggatgaagaagaggaggaTGAAGAAGGCGAAGatgaggaggacgaggaggatgAGGATGGTGAGGAGGAAGAGTTTGACGACGAAGAGGACGAAGACGAAGACGAAGATGTGGAAGGGGAAGAGGATGAAGATGACGACGTCAGTGGGGAGGAAGAATTTGGACATGATGGAGAAGTTGATGAAGATGAAGACGATGaggatgaagatgaagatgaagaagaggaagaaagtgggaaaggtgaaaagaggaagagagaaacagacgATGAAGGAGAAATGATTAAGACCCCAAATAACTTGGAAAGAAAGAACTGTTCAGTATTGGTTGGACTGCTCATATGGATTTGGtag